Genomic window (Aquimarina sp. BL5):
TCCGGAACAACTGAACGAATTTTTATGGCACTCATTATAATATAAATACTACTTTTGTTAATCTAAAAACTAATGATCTTTTATCTTTTTAATCAGATGAAATATACATTAAATCTATACAGTAATCAATGAAGAAGCTTTTATTATTATCAACAATATTCGCAGTGATAATAAGCTGCTCTACATCTAAAAAACCAGAGTTTAAATATATAACAAATATTGATGTTAAAAATATCAGTATACGCAATGTAACTATTAAAGCTGATGCTGTTTTTAACAACCCAAATAATCTAAAAGGAAAACTTTCTATCGACGACATCCATATTTTTGTTGATAACATAGATGTAGGCACTACATCTTCTAAAGAGTTTGATGTTCCTTCAAAAAAAGAATTTACAATTCCATTAGAAGGTACATTTTCTTTATCCAAAATCTATGAAGAGAATAAAAATAATCTTTTGAGCAGTGTACTAAAAATGATGCAAACCGATTCACTTCTTATTCAGTACAAAGGTAATATCAAATACCATTTTGGGAATTTTTCTTATCCATACAAAATTGATAAAGAACAAAAAGTAAGTCTAAATCAATAGGATGAGTATACACGAAACATATATAAGGCGTTGTCTACAAATTGCTACAAATGCATTGGGTAGCGCAAGACCAAACCCAATGGTTGGTAGCGTCATAGTTCATAATCAAAGTATCATTGGTGAAGGATACACAAGTGCTTATGGCGGTCATCATGCCGAAGTAAATGCTGTAAACTCTGTAAAAGACAAGTCGATTTTAAAAGAAGCCACGATATATGTGACTCTAGAACCTTGTTCGCATTTTGGAAAAACCCCTCCTTGTAGCGACCTTATCATAAAACACAAAATACCTAATGTAGTAATTGGAACCATCGATACTCATAGTAAAGTTGCTGGAAAAGGCATCGAAAAACTAAAAAATGCAGGATGCAATGTTATCGTTGGCGTTTTAGAAAACGAATGTCAGAAACATCATAAACGCTTCTTTACATTTCATAATAAAAAAAGACCTTATATTATCCTAAAATGGGCACAAACATCTGATAATTTTATTGCTCCAGAAAAAACTACAGAAAGAGCACCAGTATGGATTACTAATACCTACTCCAGACAACTAGTCCATAAATGGCGAGCAGAAGAGCATGCCATTTTGGTAGGAAATAAAACCGTTATAGAAGACAATCCAAAACTTACCTTACGAGATTGGTCTGGCACAAATCCTATTAGAATTCTGATTGACTTTTCTAATAAAACCCCAGAAGATTCGGCAATTGTAGATAATAGTGTAAAAACAATTGTAATCACCTCTGACAACCATAAAAAACAGAGCAATGACAACACAATATATAAAGCTATCGCCTCAAGAGACAATACAGTTCAAGAGATCTGCGACATTCTCTTTAAACATGAAATTCAATCCATAATTATTGAAGGTGGTAGCTATACGATTCAATCTTTTATTGACACAAACCTTTGGGATGAAGCACGAGTTTTTACTGGAAAAAACACTTTTGCAAAAGGAATAGAAGCTCCAGCAATTAAAGGGACAATAATTTCTGAAGAAAAAATTATGGATGATACCTTAAGAATATATCAAAATGATTAAAACCATTATTTTTGATTTTGGGGATGTCTTTATCAATCTAGATAAAACAGCAACCAAAACAGAACTTTCCAAATTAGGTTTGTTCCCACTAACAAAAGAATTAGAATCTATTAATAATCTCTATGAAATTGGAAAAATCACTACAGTAGAATTCATCAATCATTATCAAAAGCTATTGCCAGACGCTTTTGAAAAACAAATAATAGATGCTTGGAATGCTATTCTAAAAGATTTCCCTAAACATCGTTTAGAGTTCATTCAAAAATTAGCTACTGAAAAAGAATATAAATTAATCTTACTGAGTAATACGAATGAATTACATATTGATTGGATTAAAGAAAATATATCTTTTTATTATGATTTTAAATCTTGTTTTGACACTTTTTACTTATCACACGAAATCAACTTAAGAAAACCAAATCTGGATATTTTTCAGTTTGTTTTAGACAATCATCGGATAAAACCTTCAGAAACTATTTTTATTGATGATACACTTGTAAATACAAACGCAGCTAAACAACTGGGGATCCACATATGGAATAACAATCCAAAAACAGATGATATCACAAAGCTGTTCGCTATAAAATCTGACTTATTTTGACACATCTATTATTAAGTATATTAGCTTCAAGTTGGATCTTAATTACATTCAAGTTATTCGCAAAATATAACGTAAACACCTTACAAGCCATTATTGTTAATTACATAGTCGCTTGTATTTCGGGGTTAATTGCATATACCGAACCTATAGACATCACTTCTATAACAAACTCTAGCTGGTTTTATGGAACCATTATTTTAGGGTTCATTTTTATTTTAGTATTTAATTTTATGGCAATCACTACTCAGAAAAATGGCCTTTCTGTAGCAGCTGTAGCTAGTAAAATGAGTGTTGCGATACCCGTTATATTCGGAATTATTGTTTATAAAGAAAGTACCGGAATTCTAAAAATTATAGGAATTATCATAGCATTGATTGCTGTCTATATGACTTCCATGAAAACAGTTGGAGGAATTTCTATAAAAAAAGAGAATCTAATTTACCCTTTACTTGTTTTCATTGGAGGTGGTATCATAGACACCAGTCTAAAATTTATGGAAACTAATTATGTGGCAAAACTGGATATCCCTATATTTTCTGCAACTATTTTTGGTTTTGCTGCTATTTTAGGAATTCCCTTATTAGCTTATAACGCCATAAAGGGAACACTAAACATAACCCCTAAAAATATCATCGCAGGAATTTGCTTAGGCATTCCTAACTACTTTTCCATTTACTTTCTAATTCAAGCATTACGAAATGAAAATTTAGATAGCTCTACAGTATTTATTATTAATAACGTGGCTATACTACTAGTTTCTACATTTGTTGGAATCCTTTTTTTCAAAGAAAGGTTGATTCTGAAAAACTGGATTGGAATTATACTAGCGATAATCAGTATCTTGCTGGTTACTTTTTCTATTTAACTGTTAAACACTTGAACACTACAGATACTTATAAGACTATTGATATTCCTGGAGAAGAAGTACTGTTTAAAGACAAAAACAGTAAATTCTTTGGATATTCTTTTCCTATTACTTCAGAAGAAGAGGTGAAACCCATTATTGATTTACTAAAAAAACAACATCATGCTGCACGGCATTGGTGTTATGCGTGGCAATTAGGAACAGAAAATATTCGATATCGCAGCAATGATGATGGAGAACCCTCTAACTCCGCAGGACAACCTATTTATGGACAAATTCAGTCTTATGAAACAACAAACATTCTAATTATAGTAGTCCGATATTTTGGAGGTGTTAAACTTGGTGTTGGCGGACTAATCAACGCATATAGAACCGCTGCACAATTATCTTTAGAAGCTTCTAATATTCTAGAAAAAACCATTAACATTAAATTCTGCATCACTTTTGAATATAAAAATATGAATAAAGTAATGCGCATTATTAAAGAACGCCAACTAAAAATTACTGATCAAAAATTAGAATTAGACTGTAAATTATTTATTTCCGTAAGAAAAACGATAGCAGATGAAATAAATGATCTTTTCTCTACGTTGTACGAAATAGATATTAAACGATTAGAGCATTAAATTCTTTTTCGATTATTTTCAATAAATAAGGGGGACATAAAATAGGCTTTCTACTTTGAGCATCAACAAAAACCAAAGTAGATGAGGCAATTGTTAATAATTCTTGATTTTGATTATAAATTTCATAGTCAAAAACTATTCGAACTGTAGGAATTTTCCTGAGGAAAGTTTTAACAGTTAATTCATCGTCAAAGAATGCAGATTTCTTAAATTTAAAATCTAAAGCAAAAACGGGGAGCATAACACCGCTTTCTTCCATAGATTTATAAGAGACACCTAATCTAGACAACCAGTCAATACGGGATAACTCCAGATATTGTGCGTAATTGCCGTGATGGACGACCCCCATTTGATCTGTTTCAGAATATCTAACTTTTAATAAAGTTTCGGAAGTGATTGACATGTATTTGTATAAAAAAAAGGTGAAGTGTGTAAAATTACATCTATTCAAGTATGCGAAAAAAATAATTAAAATTCAACCCCCAAATCGTTTTTTTTTTACATTTTTTGTTCACATATTTGTCAAGCAAAAAAAGAAGGAACTTTTTCAACAATTTTCCGTTAATAACCTAATAAAAGTAATCTAACCACTCTAATGAATATAACTGCGCAATCAGTTTGGGATAATTGTCTGTCTTTCATAGAAGACAATATTACCCCTCAAGCTTTTAAAACCTGGTTTGAACCTATTAAAGCTGTAAAGCTTACGGATAGCGCTTTAAGTATTCAAGTACCTAGTAAATTTTTCTATGAGTGGCTAGAAGAGCATTATGTGAACCTTCTTAAAGTATCTCTTACTAGAGAATTAGGAGAAACCGCTAAGTTGGTATACATCATTAAAATGGAAAACACCTACGGTAATAAAAAACCATTTACTGAAAAAATACCAAGTTCTAACAGAACAGCTGTAAGCTCTCAGGAAGTAGATGTCCCTATTAAGAGTAAAAATCCTGAACTTAAAAATCCATTTGTAATCCCTGGAATTAGAAATGTAAAAATAGAATCTCAACTAAACCCAAGCTATAATTTTGATAACTTCTTAGAAGGAGATTCTAATAGATTAGCGCGATCAGCAGGAATGGCTGTAGCTAATAAACCAGGAGGAACTTCCTTTAATCCTTTATTGATATTCGGAGGAGTGGGATTAGGAAAAACACATCTTGCACATGCAATTGGTGTAAACATAAAAGACAATTATCCAGAGAAAACAGTACTATATATTTCTGCTGAAAAATTCACGCAGCAATACATAGAGTCTGTAAAAAAGAATAATAGAAATGACTTTATACATTTCTATCAGATTATCGATGTATTAATTGTTGATGATATTCAGTTGTTATCTGGAAAAGCAGGAACACAAGATGTATTCTTCCATATATTTAATCATTTACATCAAAACGGAAAACAAGTAATACTTACTAGTGACAAGGCTCCTGTAGACATGCAAGACATAGAACAGCGATTGCTTTCTCGTTTTAAATGGGGATTATCAGCAGAATTGCATCAACCAGATTTCGAAACTAGAATTTCTATTATAAAAAACAAGCTATATCGCGACGGTGTTGAAATGCCAGAAGATATTGTAGAGTTCTTAGCAAATAACATTAAAACTAATATTCGCGAATTAGAAGGAGCTATCATTTCATTAATCGCCCATTCTTCTTTCAATAAAAAAGATATTACTATTGATCTTGCTAAAGCGATTGTAGACAATTATGTAAAGAACACCAAAAGAGAAGTATCCATTGATTATATACAAAAAGTAGTTAGTGATTATTTCCAAATGGATGTAGAAACATTACAATCCAAAACACGTAAACGTCATATTGTACAAGCTCGTCAGCTAGCTATGTTTTTTGCTAAAAAACTAACCAAAGCTTCTTTAGCAAGTATTGGTACTCAAATTGGAAAAAGAGACCACGCAACAGTACTTCACGCTTGTAAAACTGTAGATAACCTATCCTCTACAGATAAACAATTTAGAAAATACGTGGAAGATCTTGGCAAAAAACTTACCCTTTAATTTTTTTTGATTCACATGAAGATTAAAATTTTAATGGTGTGCCTTGGAAATATCTGTAGGTCACCATTAGCTGAAGGAATTTTAGCATCTAAACTGGATTCTGAAAAATTTCAGGTAGACTCTTGTGGTACTAGTAATTATCATATTGGAGAGAAACCTGATAGAAGGTCTATAGAAACTGCAAGAAAACATGGAATTGACATCACCAATCAAAGAGCTGCACAGTTTAAAGTAAGTGATTTCGATACTTATGATTTTATTTACCCTATGGATCAATCTAATTATAATGACATTATAAAACTTGCTCGTAATAACAATGACAAAGAAAAGGTAAAACTTATTCTAAACGAATTAACACCTAATGAAAATTTAGATGTTCCAGATCCATATTACGGAGGAGAGCAAGGTTTTGAAGATGTATATAACATGCTTAACAACGCATGCGACAACATAATTAAAAAGCTATAAGATAGATTAAACATAAAAAACAAAGTTTTTGTATATTTAGTAACAGTTAATCTAGCTTAAATATACTATTCATTGAAAAAGACTTTAACTTTTTATTCAAATTCGACGCATCTTAAAAACAATTATAAATCCATTTGGATTGAGCTATTTGAAATCACAGTTAGCAATATTATAATAGACATAGAGCAAAATTCATTTAATCAAAAACTAGTCATCATATAAACACTATGGAATCCAAACCCCTAGATCCAAAAGGAAAATTATATTTAATACCAACCAGATTAGGTGATGATGTCCCTCTGGAAGTATTACCTATATCGATAAAAAAAGTTTTAGAACAGGTTAATCACTACATAGTAGAAAACGAAAAACCGGCAAGAAGATTTATAAAAAAAGTTAGCCCTAGCAAATCTCAACGCTCTCTTATCATCCATTCTGTAAACAAATACACTGACGCCTCAGAAATACCTAACTATCTAGCACCCTGTCTTAATGGTGAATCAATAGGGCTTCTTTCTGATGCCGGATGTCCCGGAATTGCAGATCCTGGTGCAGAAGTAGTAAGACTAGCTCACGAGAAAGGAATTCAAGTAACTCCATTAGTAGGACCATCTTCTATATTTCTAGCAATGATGAGTAGCGGTATGAATGGTCAGAATTTTTGTTTTAACGGATACCTTCCAATTGACAAAAGCGAAAGAAAATCTACAATAAAATCTCTTGAAAAGAATTCTTTAGAAAAGAATCAAGCACAAATTTTTATTGAGACTCCATACAGAAATGACAAAATGCTCGCAGACCTTATTACTATCCTTAACCCCAATACCAGATTATGCATTGCCAGTGACATCACATTAACCACAGAATACATTGTTACTAAAACTGTTGGAGAATGGAAAAACGAAGAAATAGAGTTACATAAAAAACCTACAATCTTTATTATCCAAAGAGATCTTTAAAACAATGAATAAAATTAAGCTTTTGCTTTTCTATCTGGAACAACAAATGAAGTATCAAATCCAGAAAAACGCTTCATATAATAAC
Coding sequences:
- the ribD gene encoding bifunctional diaminohydroxyphosphoribosylaminopyrimidine deaminase/5-amino-6-(5-phosphoribosylamino)uracil reductase RibD: MSIHETYIRRCLQIATNALGSARPNPMVGSVIVHNQSIIGEGYTSAYGGHHAEVNAVNSVKDKSILKEATIYVTLEPCSHFGKTPPCSDLIIKHKIPNVVIGTIDTHSKVAGKGIEKLKNAGCNVIVGVLENECQKHHKRFFTFHNKKRPYIILKWAQTSDNFIAPEKTTERAPVWITNTYSRQLVHKWRAEEHAILVGNKTVIEDNPKLTLRDWSGTNPIRILIDFSNKTPEDSAIVDNSVKTIVITSDNHKKQSNDNTIYKAIASRDNTVQEICDILFKHEIQSIIIEGGSYTIQSFIDTNLWDEARVFTGKNTFAKGIEAPAIKGTIISEEKIMDDTLRIYQND
- a CDS encoding HAD family phosphatase, giving the protein MIKTIIFDFGDVFINLDKTATKTELSKLGLFPLTKELESINNLYEIGKITTVEFINHYQKLLPDAFEKQIIDAWNAILKDFPKHRLEFIQKLATEKEYKLILLSNTNELHIDWIKENISFYYDFKSCFDTFYLSHEINLRKPNLDIFQFVLDNHRIKPSETIFIDDTLVNTNAAKQLGIHIWNNNPKTDDITKLFAIKSDLF
- a CDS encoding EamA family transporter, with amino-acid sequence MTHLLLSILASSWILITFKLFAKYNVNTLQAIIVNYIVACISGLIAYTEPIDITSITNSSWFYGTIILGFIFILVFNFMAITTQKNGLSVAAVASKMSVAIPVIFGIIVYKESTGILKIIGIIIALIAVYMTSMKTVGGISIKKENLIYPLLVFIGGGIIDTSLKFMETNYVAKLDIPIFSATIFGFAAILGIPLLAYNAIKGTLNITPKNIIAGICLGIPNYFSIYFLIQALRNENLDSSTVFIINNVAILLVSTFVGILFFKERLILKNWIGIILAIISILLVTFSI
- a CDS encoding YigZ family protein; this encodes MNTTDTYKTIDIPGEEVLFKDKNSKFFGYSFPITSEEEVKPIIDLLKKQHHAARHWCYAWQLGTENIRYRSNDDGEPSNSAGQPIYGQIQSYETTNILIIVVRYFGGVKLGVGGLINAYRTAAQLSLEASNILEKTINIKFCITFEYKNMNKVMRIIKERQLKITDQKLELDCKLFISVRKTIADEINDLFSTLYEIDIKRLEH
- a CDS encoding thioesterase family protein, translating into MSITSETLLKVRYSETDQMGVVHHGNYAQYLELSRIDWLSRLGVSYKSMEESGVMLPVFALDFKFKKSAFFDDELTVKTFLRKIPTVRIVFDYEIYNQNQELLTIASSTLVFVDAQSRKPILCPPYLLKIIEKEFNALIV
- the dnaA gene encoding chromosomal replication initiator protein DnaA; protein product: MNITAQSVWDNCLSFIEDNITPQAFKTWFEPIKAVKLTDSALSIQVPSKFFYEWLEEHYVNLLKVSLTRELGETAKLVYIIKMENTYGNKKPFTEKIPSSNRTAVSSQEVDVPIKSKNPELKNPFVIPGIRNVKIESQLNPSYNFDNFLEGDSNRLARSAGMAVANKPGGTSFNPLLIFGGVGLGKTHLAHAIGVNIKDNYPEKTVLYISAEKFTQQYIESVKKNNRNDFIHFYQIIDVLIVDDIQLLSGKAGTQDVFFHIFNHLHQNGKQVILTSDKAPVDMQDIEQRLLSRFKWGLSAELHQPDFETRISIIKNKLYRDGVEMPEDIVEFLANNIKTNIRELEGAIISLIAHSSFNKKDITIDLAKAIVDNYVKNTKREVSIDYIQKVVSDYFQMDVETLQSKTRKRHIVQARQLAMFFAKKLTKASLASIGTQIGKRDHATVLHACKTVDNLSSTDKQFRKYVEDLGKKLTL
- a CDS encoding low molecular weight protein-tyrosine-phosphatase, with translation MKIKILMVCLGNICRSPLAEGILASKLDSEKFQVDSCGTSNYHIGEKPDRRSIETARKHGIDITNQRAAQFKVSDFDTYDFIYPMDQSNYNDIIKLARNNNDKEKVKLILNELTPNENLDVPDPYYGGEQGFEDVYNMLNNACDNIIKKL
- a CDS encoding SAM-dependent methyltransferase, whose product is MESKPLDPKGKLYLIPTRLGDDVPLEVLPISIKKVLEQVNHYIVENEKPARRFIKKVSPSKSQRSLIIHSVNKYTDASEIPNYLAPCLNGESIGLLSDAGCPGIADPGAEVVRLAHEKGIQVTPLVGPSSIFLAMMSSGMNGQNFCFNGYLPIDKSERKSTIKSLEKNSLEKNQAQIFIETPYRNDKMLADLITILNPNTRLCIASDITLTTEYIVTKTVGEWKNEEIELHKKPTIFIIQRDL